CCGTGTTGAAGTCTGAAACCTTCGGTATTGAGTCCCTTGTGAACAGTATGTTCTCAGGCTTCAAGTCACCGTGAACAATACCCTACTATGTATGAATCTTAAAGCCTCAGCAATACTTGACGCTAGTTTAATACATTCAGCTTCACTAATGCCTCTGTTCATTAAATCCCTTAATGTTAATTCACCATACTCATAGACGAGAACTGGGGGATCAATACC
This genomic interval from Caldivirga sp. contains the following:
- a CDS encoding protein kinase → MFKVPINLRDYVERGIKPTAVRGLNAFKNELNILLNLNHKNIISLIGYGIDPPVLVYEYGELTLRDLMNRGISEAECIKLASSIAEALRFIHSRVLFTVT